The following coding sequences lie in one Phragmites australis chromosome 8, lpPhrAust1.1, whole genome shotgun sequence genomic window:
- the LOC133926139 gene encoding peroxisomal membrane protein 11-5-like encodes MSSLESVRGDLSLVILYLNKAEARDKICRAIQYGSKFLSKGEPGPAQNVDKSTSLARKVFRLFKFVNDLHALISPPAKGTPLPLILLGKSKNALLSTFLFLDQIVWAGRTGIYKNKERAEFLGRIAFYCFLGSNTCTTIIELAELQRLSKSMKKLEKELKHQQLYKNEQYRMKLQKSNERLLALIKSSLDIVVAVGLLQLAPKKVTPRVTGAFGFASSLIACYQLLPSPSKSK; translated from the exons ATGAGCTCTCTGGAGAGTGTGAGAGGAGATCTTTCTCTGGTTATTTTATACCTAAACAAGGCTGAAGCAAGAGATAAGATTTGCAGAGCGATACAGTATGGATCAAAGTTTCTGAGTAAAGGAGAACCAGGTCCTGCGCAGAATGTCGACAAGTCAACTAGTCTAGCGCGGAAAGTTTTCAGGCTTTTTAAG TTTGTCAATGATCTGCATGCTTTAATTAGTCCTCCTGCCAAAGGAACTCCACTTCCACTTATCTTACTCGGAAAG TCGAAGAATGCACTGCTGTCAACTTTCCTCTTTCTGGATCAAATTGTGTGGGCAGGGAGGACAGGAATATACaag AACAAGGAGCGAGCGGAGTTCCTCGGCCGGATAGCATTTTATTGCTTTCTGGGCTCTAATACCTGCACAACCATTATAGAG CTAGCTGAGCTTCAACGATTATCCAAATCAATGAAGAAGTTAGAGAAGGAGCTTAAACACCAACAGTTGTACAAG AACGAGCAATATCGAATGAAGCTGCAGAAGTCCAACGAGAGGCTTCTTGCTCTCATCAAATCGAGCCTCGACATAGTTGTCGCTGTGGGACTACTGCAGCTGGCTCCGAAGAAGGTCACCCCTCGCGTCACTGGGGCGTTTGGTTTTGCTAGCTCGCTGATTGCCTGCTATCAG TTGCTTCCAAGCCCATCCAAGAGCAAGTGA